A section of the Paralichthys olivaceus isolate ysfri-2021 chromosome 14, ASM2471397v2, whole genome shotgun sequence genome encodes:
- the LOC109631415 gene encoding sprouty-related, EVH1 domain-containing protein 2 has translation MIEETHPNDDSYIVRVKAVVMTRDDSSGGWLAQDGGALSRVGVCRLLPQELAPVPASSSSQFLIRGERLRDKQVILDCPLRKDLVYTIATPTFHHWKVEDRKCGLSFQGPADARAFDRGVRKAIEDLAEGSTTSSTALQNEGELGDDDVFTNTTDSSSNSSQKLESSLHPLESSPLPQRHKCVMGHRHDLHDPYRLSDHYFLDQPLSRLPRHVTFQEDDEIVRINPRERSWERTTERLHGRQSDRPWLRGYEDYRHATVRDKFIQMDDSESYVHFAKTESQKHDYTYPLAPALSPSDSDPALGPLTNKGHGGSYRHGFSSVVSTQPRSFLPSLSPSNGGKGRKEDGMERAQCEHCGEGFYMSDNRRGRCQDAPDPVRGCIRRVSCMWLADTMLYHCMSDPEGDYSDPCSCDGGEGGGGGRFGTRWLALLGLSLVAPCLCLYPPLHACHRAGLTCGCCGGRHKALS, from the exons TGACAGCTACATCGTGCGTGTGAAAGCGGTGGTGATGACGCGGGACGACTCGAGTGGCGGCTGGCTGGCCCAGGACGGGGGAGCTCTGAGCAGGGTGGGGGTGTGCCGCCTCCTGCCGCAGGAGTTGGCCCCCGTGCCGGCCTCCAGCAGCTCCCAGTTCCTCATCCGTGGTGAGCGGCTACGGGACaaacag GTTATCCTGGACTGTCCGCTGAGGAAGGATCTGGTGTACACCATAGCAACGCCCACATTTCATCATTGGAAGGTGGAGGACAGGAAGTGCGGCCTGTCCTTCCAGGGTCCAGCCGACGCCAGGGCTTTCGACAGGGGGGTGCGGAAAGCCATCGAGGACCTGGCAGAAG GCTCCACCACTTCCTCTACAGCACTCCAGAACGAGGGCGAGCTGGGTGATGACGACGTCTTCACC AACACCACAGACAGCTCATCCAATTCCTCCCAGAAACTGGAGAGCTCTCTGCATCCGCTCGAGTCCTCGCCCCTTCCGCAGAGACACAAGTGCGTGATGGGACATCGCCACGACCTCCATGACCCCTACCGGCTCTCAGACCACTACTTCTTGGACCAG cCCTTGTCCCGGCTTCCCCGCCACGTCACTTTCCAGGAGGACGATGAAATCGTCCGTATCAACCCTCGGGAGCGCAGCTGGGAGCGAACCACAGAGCGTCTCCATGGACGCCAGTCAGACCGGCCCTGGCTTAGGGGCTATGAGGACTACCGCCACGCCACCGTGCGTGACAAGTTCATCCAAATGGACGACTCTGAGTCCTACGTCCACTTTGCCAAGACTGAGTCGCAGAAGCATGACTACACCTACCCTCTGGCACCGGCCCTGTCGCCGTCAGACTCTGACCCCGCACTCGGACCCTTGACCAATAAGGGCCATGGTGGCTCATATCGCCACGGCTTCTCCTCTGTTGTCTCCACCCAGCCCCGCTCTTTCCTCCCGAGCTTGTCCCCATCCAATGGCGGGAAGGGTCGGAAAGAGGATGGGATGGAGCGTGCACAGTGCGAGCACTGCGGTGAGGGGTTTTACATGTCCGACAACCGAAGAGGGCGGTGCCAGGATGCTCCGGACCCCGTGCGGGGGTGCATCCGGCGGGTCAGCTGCATGTGGCTGGCAGACACCATGCTCTACCACTGCATGTCCGACCCAGAGGGGGACTACTCAGACCCCTGTTCCTGTGACGGAGGCGAGGGCGGAGGGGGAGGCCGATTCGGTACACGCTGGTTAGCCCTGCTTGGCTTGTCTCTGGTGGCGCCCTGTCTCTGCCTCTATCCGCCTCTCCATGCTTGCCACCGGGCGGGGCTCACGTGCGGGTGCTGCGGAGGCCGACACAAGGCCCTAAGCTGA